One Saccharomyces eubayanus strain FM1318 chromosome XVI, whole genome shotgun sequence DNA segment encodes these proteins:
- the HOB2 gene encoding Hob2p produces the protein MFMIPWSQIWDVSKLGLIFMLFIITVQKITSLLISWILTLRNSAIRKISFGYFFGTSIRRAFILTDFAELSIGKVNLRIGWRPGFVFHNIDLKLLKKFSGAADHSTRDSKTYFDPENQTFTFVINKRILSILKLVFPFSIFLHTLTLTMPNGKTYKLNLGSITISHPRDDTIKVEAFLHDFTHPETKDTLNHTGFFVVCKIAKEDEKHSKSSKVILRNWKSSLKINDVCWHLPEERGNTPNLNESDSHNTSEEAETLASYRKMLKPFRYPLKTLNILDLKVENVKFMYKEKFTIRISSAQVYLESISILNNVSALELLPLNKSTWGDFELSLSANAVVIDIDGNTAIRIPFGNIVLTSDMLLSFLDNVPLQKTKLTSIFNIINPSVFLTVHQVLEILHLVDKFDNSKASSSTSTNSMSLNILDFDIDRFPSFNFELIMSNFVSRLHISNEENVTFNVFSMHALFSRNNMSMSASRGKLVSIRPDWPFAKTVPDSNQLSNYIKIVGTSLSYLRIPTDDNASPVSIPVCGFERLDTFLDEFSNSKLIVQSTLRHSYVSLDNVEVLHTLSRAFDTIYSLISSREKRNETHEVQDYRMENMGKVKNNFKWALKLRLKDISCSLLIAGFLPRILDPVEAENFNLSDVTRGAKVVLTESILLADNQGKKFTVVDASIYRVADGMSCESAPDGIVRFTDLVLSLNDLNEIHFSLPKIKLKVDVNIIWLLFYIQSIWMKFRPSSKLSKASTSGLKRVDILDRLTVDIGKIIIELRLPHNSEVLLILEDLNFSNLTKKLTIASLSAYVVSVYVKHTKVYVSLININDFELNVLKLIETKSVAICSSSIHFHTEYHFRIYMITDNIVTLYKSFKQIKLAFSTLHEFKRLYPQQQFPKSILSLHIRSQDFLIDIEEDPFEQELGLILKVGVLEQRERLKKLEEFKEKLSTYEDMNVRLRSLYDTSRGQTFFPDFYANDKEYEEKAYLMLLENFSTSWIARYRKAKLTFYGMPYRVISREELGTKYQLFTRQKTSTVANLVVRDLDFKLGDPSFPLNNYMDFLYEYGKKVPKTSKYTLLIILGLEIRSNLWELRLRDYPIPAISFPDTFTTGDVVFAENMPAPCALHTVYVPFVNAAEKSPYNDANTIYGSHIIRTINSVKTYFNIRSMVTSSSSARITWGKSLQPGYESLMLWFDFLTKPLIDPSKKLGFWDKFRYLVHGKWIYEFSDSSEMHLNIKGSHDPYKITDDGAGLAFCWSGGTTIYVHNSADPKEFLKIKSRRFQLAVPDFAKVNKFDKVFMKLDGKVIWTLGLLFEQGDISRAGDEERFLPDKPHYEIQLMNPDGVADLDHHDTYKGFRTSFIHMSFGVYSSEHGSINSLYLAPYALTHFLKWWNLFHTYTSGPIRQGRLFTDLLQNKTKFGRALFTIAYQLHLKRLMVTHIYRHITTQYDLEKDSKITFTGLKGRFDSLKIDLHQKRIKLTHTDQKLNKSKPVWKLKMSRGEIDCAEADIRILSTVFDQKAVKEILTTGLDGILEDEPSRPMSPRDVESLRESDWYDFEDYIDLNQVSLGSSLPLKLEAIPLLYSPRISYFRKVNDDGYVLACPFGTEESHNCLIGKNHPELTQEKLATERKHEIEVQLKILMTTLDTMESKEKGGSVSTKSEHRANETKAEIAELKHRLHTVNTILSDLKIAEAIPEIKVGDDDDSSSSSSLTDMDANLDNVRAPTRISLLRTNTVESFVSMRKASTMQVESTYDNRFMVHNIELKIDNKIRHHLLEYASTAFERKSMRFSLTYKSVTILKELLGNVLTGVRTSVEDYGSMLEDDLASNSEFIERFEELIRDVPSDDFDYVDNYLFRLISPQVQIKSDVERNAAVILAARDIEMGIIDIVQVYGKSGKRIPVDVDTIVETRYTAISKDIQLFTLFKKDLEGPEGRFFHKNGYGLDKESDIWPPWIPLEMCFDGSLLDKHVFLKRRSMFLTYVAPNPLFFSANNTSAFSCDXRFRIAFPGLVLTSDCQQYCAVYAIAEDLLSFGSSLDEKIEKLSRVLFTDEVRNNLENLDVSVVTTLQDRIKELYYTRAYLKVHDPNLFRKSGQELTFDIQTSTLKLTLLMTAIKKTYDKMGSGKKAKQKKLRWQVGTDELIWELYDESKTPFVTIGLGPSTFIRSETSDGANSNKISISSLQCFNQQENPVFTELLAPFFENSSYNKDASMVEIFWIMGPSVGGISDLQELVVSLQPLIFKMDHKTSVKLMNYLFPKIEQTPTEATPPNLVPRSSTSSFFLSSTGLRRSFSNGSSSTYDAKDVDSWDLRSIRSNKGGEKKYKGDHRKISASLFMQPDYNINEMVKRSGTFFNVKSIIIRKTLMSVCYKGSHSLLSDVNNLIVKVPDLKYHNKLWSREEFFTALKRDIVRIVLQHLGNIIGNKFLPHKKENKKKTSMEIHRLLSPSSEGHEVSHTVEAQGHPNSFNYSTSSSNVRSINSDEACDEIDVNDEIRPFYPVVSSISNKK, from the coding sequence ATGTTTATGATTCCGTGGTCCCAAATTTGGGATGTTTCTAAACTTGGTTTGATATTTATGCTTTTCATCATAACAGTTCAGAAGATTACAAGCTTGCTCATATCATGGATTTTAACACTACGAAATTCCGCAATACGAAAGATCTCATTTGGGTACTTTTTTGGTACTTCAATAAGGCGAGCGTTCATCCTAACAGATTTTGCTGAACTATCTATTGGCAAGGTAAATCTGCGGATAGGTTGGAGACCTGGATTTGTCTTCCATAAtattgatttgaaattaCTTAAGAAGTTTTCCGGAGCTGCAGACCATTCGACAAGAGACTCTAAGACATATTTCGATCCTGAGAACCAAACGTTTACCTTTGTTATCAATAAAAGAATTCTATCAATATTGAAGCTAGTATTCCCATTCTCCATATTCCTCCATACTTTAACATTGACGATGCCAAATGGAAAGACATACAAACTAAACCTAGGCTCTATAACGATATCACACCCACGCGATGATACTATCAAAGTGGAGGCATTTTTACATGATTTTACTCATCCTGAAACAAAAGATACTTTAAACCATACTGGTTTTTTTGTCGTATGTAAAATTGcgaaagaagatgaaaaacaTAGCAAAAGTTCAAAAGTTATACTGAGAAACTGGAAATCGAGCCTTAAAATAAACGACGTTTGTTGGCATCTTCcagaagaaagaggaaacaCCCCAAACTTAAATGAATCGGATTCTCACAACACGAGCGAAGAAGCGGAAACACTCGCCTCATATCGCAAGATGCTGAAGCCTTTTCGTTATCCCttaaaaactttgaatATCCTGGACCTTAAGGTAGAAAACGTCAAGTTCAtgtataaagaaaaattcacGATCCGCATATCAAGTGCTCAGGTTTACTTAGAATCGATTTCCATTTTAAACAACGTATCCGCTTTGGAGCTTTTACCTTTGAATAAATCTACATGGGGGGATTTTGAACTATCACTATCTGCAAATGCTGTTGTTATAGATATCGACGGCAATACTGCGATTAGAATTCCCTTTGGAAATATCGTGTTAACATCAGATATGttattgtcttttttggataatGTGCCCTtgcaaaaaacaaagctgACGTCCATTTTTAACATAATAAATCCTTCGGTTTTCCTTACTGTACACCAAGTATTagaaattcttcatttgGTAGACAAATTTGATAATTCTAAGGCCTCATCAAGCACAAGCACAAACAGTATGTCATTAAATATTCTAGACTTTGATATTGATCGATTCCCCAGTTTCAACTTCGAATTGATCATGTCAAATTTCGTTTCGAGGCTACATATATCAAATGAGGAGAACGTGACATTTAATGTTTTCAGCATGCATGCTTTATTTAGCCGAAACAATATGTCCATGTCCGCATCGAGGGGAAAGCTGGTGTCGATACGTCCTGATTGGCCGTTTGCCAAGACAGTTCCGGATTCCAATCAACTATCTAACTATATCAAGATTGTAGGTACATCACTTTCTTATCTAAGAATTCCAACAGATGATAATGCTAGCCCAGTATCCATACCGGTCTGtggttttgaaagattAGACACATTCTTGGAtgaattttctaattcCAAACTAATTGTTCAGTCTACACTAAGACATTCGTACGTTAGCCTCGATAATGTCGAAGTTTTACACACTTTAAGCCGCGCCTTTGATACGATTTATTCTTTAATATCAagcagagaaaaaagaaatgaaactCATGAAGTACAAGACTATAGAATGGAAAACATGGGTAAAGTAAAGAATAATTTTAAATGGGCATTGAAACTGAGGCTAAAAGACATTTCGTGCTCGTTGTTGATTGCTGGCTTTCTTCCACGGATCTTGGATCCTGTGGAGGCTGAAAACTTTAACTTGTCTGACGTAACAAGAGGCGCTAAAGTTGTGCTCACAGAATCCATATTGTTAGCTGACAACcagggaaaaaaattcactgTAGTAGATGCATCGATATACCGTGTTGCGGATGGTATGAGTTGTGAATCAGCTCCTGACGGCATTGTTCGATTCACGGACTTAGTACTGAGTTTAAACGACTTGAACgaaattcatttttcacttcCAAAGATAAAACTTAAGGTGGACGTAAATATTATTTGGCTTTTGTTCTACATTCAAAGCATATGGATGAAATTCCGTCCTAGTTCTAAATTGAGTAAGGCTTCGACGAGTGGATTAAAGCGGGTTGATATCTTGGATAGGCTAACAGTGGATATTGGGAAGATTATCATTGAACTAAGGCTTCCGCATAATTCAGAAGTGCTACTAATATTAGAAGACctaaacttttcaaatctcACTAAGAAACTCACGATCGCATCTTTATCTGCGTATGTGGTGTCTGTCTATGTTAAGCATACTAAAGTGTATGTTTCTTTAATTAATATTAATGACTTTGAGCTGAATGTTTTAAAACTTATTGAAACGAAATCCGTGGCCATAtgctcttcttcaattcaCTTCCACACCGAGTACCATTTTAGAATTTATATGATAACTGATAACATCGTTACATTGTATAAATCGTTCAAGCAAATCAAACTGGCATTCTCAACCTTGCATGAATTTAAGAGGTTGTATCCGCAACAGCAATTTCCTAAAAGTATATTAAGTTTGCACATTCGTTCTCAAGACTTTCTgattgatattgaagaagatccTTTTGAGCAAGAATTGGGATTGATTTTAAAAGTTGGTGTTCTAGAGCAACGTGAAAGATTAAAAAAGTTGGAAGAGTTTAAGGAAAAACTATCGACATACGAAGATATGAATGTACGTTTAAGATCACTGTATGACACCTCACGAGgtcaaactttttttccgGATTTCTATGCAAACGATAAAgaatatgaagaaaaagcttACCTCATGCTGCTAGAAAACTTTTCGACATCATGGATCGCTAGATACAGGAAGGCGAAACTAACCTTCTATGGTATGCCCTATCGTGTTATCAGTCGTGAGGAGCTTGGCacaaaatatcaattgTTTACTAGACAGAAAACTAGTACAGTTGCTAACTTGGTTGTGAGAGATCTGGATTTTAAATTAGGCGACCCTTCCTTTCCTTTAAATAACTACATGGACTTTCTTTACGAGTATGGGAAGAAAGTTCCAAAAACCTCGAAGTACACTTTGTTGATTATTCTTGGCCTCGAAATTAGAAGCAATTTATGGGAGTTGCGGCTAAGAGATTACCCCATCCCTGCTATATCTTTTCCGGATACATTTACAACTGGTGATGTTGTATTTGCTGAGAATATGCCAGCACCTTGTGCTCTTCATACTGTTTATGTCCCTTTTGTTAATGCAGCGGAGAAAAGCCCTTATAATGATGCGAATACCATATATGGTTCGCACATCATTCGTACTATTAACTCAGTCAAAACGTATTTCAATATCAGGTCAATGGTtacatcttcttcgtctgCTAGGATAACGTGGGGGAAATCTCTGCAGCCCGGTTATGAGTCTTTAATGCTTTGGTTTGACTTCTTGACCAAACCTCTCATTGATCCATCTAAAAAGCTAGGATTTTGGGACAAATTCAGATACTTGGTACATGGTAAATGGATATATGAATTTTCAGATAGCAGTGAAATGCATTTAAACATAAAAGGTTCTCATGATCCTTATAAAATCACCGATGATGGTGCAGGTCTAGCTTTCTGCTGGTCTGGTGGTACTACGATTTATGTTCATAATTCCGCAGACCctaaagaatttttgaagattaaATCCCGAAGATTTCAATTGGCAGTGCCAGATTTTGCCAAGGTAAATAAGTTTGATAAAGTCTTCATGAAACTAGATGGAAAGGTAATTTGGACATTGGGCTTGCTTTTTGAGCAAGGTGATATATCAAGGGCAGGGGATGAAGAGAGATTTCTTCCGGATAAACCACACTATGAAATTCAGCTAATGAACCCAGATGGAGTAGCAGATTTGGATCATCATGATACTTATAAAGGATTCAGAACCTCCTTCATCCACATGTCATTTGGTGTGTACTCTTCAGAACATGGATCTATAAACAGCCTTTATCTTGCGCCGTACGCTTTGACTCACTTTCTAAAATGGTGGAACTTATTTCATACGTATACGTCTGGTCCTATTAGACAAGGACGTTTGTTCACTGATTTACTTCAAAACAAGACAAAATTTGGGCGCGCGTTATTTACAATAGCGTACCAGCTACATTTAAAGCGATTAATGGTCACACATATTTATCGACACATTACCACACAATAtgatcttgaaaaagataGCAAGATTACTTTTACTGGTTTAAAAGGAAGATTTGATTCTTTAAAGATCGACTTACATCAAAAACGAATTAAATTGACGCACACGGACCAGAAGTTAAATAAATCGAAACCTGTATGGAAGCTTAAAATGTCCAGGGGTGAGATTGATTGTGCTGAAGCAGATATTAGAATTTTATCCACGGTGTTTGATCAAAAAGCTGTAAAAGAAATCCTCACTACTGGTCTCGATGGTATACTCGAAGACGAGCCATCCCGCCCTATGTCCCCACGAGATGTGGAGTCTTTACGTGAATCAGACTGgtatgattttgaagattacATAGATTTAAATCAGGTATCTCTGGGCTCCTCACTTCCGCTCAAGTTAGAAGCAATACCTTTGTTGTACTCGCCTAGGATATCTTACTTCAGAAAAGTAAATGACGATGGTTATGTGCTAGCTTGTCCTTTCGGCACTGAAGAATCACACAATTGTTTGATTGGCAAAAATCATCCAGAATTAACGCAAGAAAAGTTAGCAACTGAAAGGAAACATGAAATAGAAGTGCAACTGAAAATCTTAATGACCACATTGGACACGATGGaatctaaagaaaaaggaggGTCGGTGAGTACAAAATCAGAACACCGTGCGAATGAAACAAAGGCGGAGATAGCCGAACTGAAGCACAGATTACACACAGTCAACACTATTTTAAGTGATTTAAAAATCGCAGAAGCTATTCCGGAAATAAAAGTCGgtgacgacgatgacaGCTCCAGTTCCAGCTCACTTACTGACATGGATGCTAATTTAGACAACGTTCGGGCCCCGACTAGGATATCATTATTGCGAACTAATACTGTTGAATCGTTTGTATCTATGAGAAAGGCCTCTACTATGCAAGTTGAGTCCACTTATGACAACAGGTTCATGGTTCATAATATTGAGTTGAAAATTGACAATAAAATAAGACATCATCTTTTGGAATATGCTTCCActgcttttgaaagaaaatctaTGAGGTTTTCTTTGACTTATAAGTCCGTAACTATATTAAAAGAGTTGCTAGGAAACGTCTTAACTGGTGTCAGAACATCTGTTGAAGACTACGGTTCCATGCTCGAGGATGATTTGGCTAGTAATTCGGAATTCATCGAACGTTTTGAAGAACTTATCAGGGACGTTCCAAGCGATGACTTTGATTATGTTGATAATTATCTTTTCAGATTAATCTCCCCTCAAGTGCAGATTAAATCTGACGTTGAAAGGAATGCGGCAGTTATTTTGGCTGCTAGGGATATAGAAATGGGCATTATCGATATAGTACAAGTGTATGGAAAATCTGGGAAAAGAATTCCGGTTGACGTTGATACTATTGTAGAAACCCGATATACAGctatttcaaaagatataCAACTGTTCACgttattcaagaaagatttggaaGGTCCTGAAGGTCGGTTCTTCCATAAAAATGGATACGGGTTAGATAAAGAGTCCGATATATGGCCCCCCTGGATTCCCCTAGAAATGTGTTTTGACGGATCTCTATTAGATAAGCATGTTTTCCTGAAGCGAAGATCAATGTTCTTAACATATGTTGCTCCTAATCCCTTATTTTTTAGTGCAAATAACACGTCAGCTTTTTCCTGTGATTYGAGATTTCGTATCGCCTTTCCAGGACTGGTTCTAACATCTGATTGTCAACAGTACTGTGCAGTATATGCAATCGCAGAGGATTTGTTATCCTTCGGATCATCTTTGGACGAGAAGATTGAAAAGCTTTCTAGGGTTTTGTTTACTGACGAGGTTAGGAATAACCTGGAGAATCTTGATGTATCCGTTGTTACAACACTACAAGATAGAATTAAAGAGTTATATTATACACGGGCATATCTAAAGGTTCATGATCCAAACTTGTTTAGGAAATCAGGTCAGGAGTTAACCTTTGACATTCAAACTAGTACATTGAAATTGACACTCCTTATGACGGCAATCAAAAAAACGTATGATAAGATGGGGAGTGGGAAGAAAgcgaaacagaaaaaattgaggTGGCAAGTTGGAACAGATGAATTGATTTGGGAGTTGTATGATGAAAGTAAGACCCCTTTTGTAACCATCGGACTTGGACCTTCTACCTTCATTCGTTCTGAGACATCTGACGGCGCCAATAGTAATAAAATCTCCATCTCCTCACTGCAATGTTTTAATCAACAGGAAAATCCTGTTTTCACTGAATTGCTGGctccattttttgaaaactcgTCCTATAATAAAGACGCCTCAATGGTAGAGATTTTTTGGATTATGGGTCCGTCAGTTGGAGGGATTTCCGATTTGCAAGAGCTGGTTGTTTCCTTACAGCCACTGATTTTCAAGATGGATCATAAAACATCTGTAAAACTAATGAATTatctttttccaaagataGAACAAACTCCCACAGAGGCCACTCCTCCAAATCTTGTGCCACGAAGTTCCACTAgttcattctttttatcttccACAGGTTTGCGTCGCAGTTTTTCTAATGGCTCCTCATCCACGTATGATGCTAAAGATGTTGATTCCTGGGACTTGCGCAGTATACGAAGCAACAAAGGAGgcgaaaaaaagtataaagGCGATCACAGGAAAATATCAGCGTCACTTTTTATGCAGCCTGATTACAACATTAATGAAATGGTTAAGAGATCTGGgacatttttcaatgtcaaATCTATTATAATTCGAAAAACTCTAATGTCCGTGTGTTATAAAGGCTCTCATAGTCTCTTATCCGATGTTAATAATTTAATCGTCAAAGTCCCTGATTTAAAGTACCATAACAAATTGTGGTCAAGAGAAGAGTTTTTCACGGCCTTGAAGAGAGACATTGTCAGGATTGTTTTACAGCACTTAGGGAATATTATTGGTAATAAGTTTTTACCTcacaagaaagagaataagaagaaaacttcTATGGAAATACATAGGCTATTAAGTCCAAGTTCCGAAGGTCATGAAGTTTCACATACTGTTGAAGCCCAAGGGCACCCGAATTCATTTAATTACTCTACATCCTCATCAAATGTCAGGTCAATAAATTCAGATGAAGCATgtgatgaaattgatgtaaatgatgaaattcgGCCTTTTTACCCTGTTGTAAGTAGcatttcaaacaaaaaatga
- the MRI1 gene encoding S-methyl-5-thioribose-1-phosphate isomerase MRI1 yields the protein MSLEAISFDRSNPERVSVKVLDQLLLPYTTKYIPIHTIDEGYSVIKSMQVRGAPAIAIVGSLSVLTEIQLIKHDPFSNVTKLYNPTNWEATRKVLNERLDFLLSSRPTAVNLSNSLAEIKTILRSSNDLQVFDRDLCRYTCRLIDEDLANNMKMGDNGAKYLLDVLEKDGFKDEFAVLTICNTGSLATSGYGTALGVIRSLWKDSVAKTHEASLGLDNEKHAKMDHVFPLETRPYNQGSRLTAYELVHEKIPSTLITDSSIAYRIITSSTPIKAAFVGADRIVRNGDTANKIGTLQLSVICKQFGIKFFVVAPKTTIDNVTETGSDIIVEERRPEEFKLVTGTVVDPEDGSLILNESGEPISGKVGIAPPDIDVWNPAFDITPHEFIDGIVTEEGVFTKNSDGEFDLQRLFK from the coding sequence ATGTCATTGGAGGCTATAAGTTTTGATAGGTCGAATCCTGAAAGGGTTTCAGTAAAGGTACTGGATCAATTACTTTTGCCATACACTACTAAATACATTCCGATTCATACAATTGATGAGGGCTACTCGGTTATCAAGAGCATGCAAGTAAGAGGTGCACCAGCTATTGCGATCGTCGGCTCATTATCTGTCTTAACTGAAATACAACTAATAAAACATGATCCATTTTCCAATGTTACAAAACTGTATAATCCAACAAATTGGGAAGCTACAAGAAAAGTGCTGAATGAAAGGttagattttcttttgagcaGCAGGCCAACCGCGGTTAATTTATCGAACTCTCTAGCGGAAATTAAAACTATATTAAGATCTTCAAATGATCTCCAAGTTTTTGATCGTGATTTATGCCGTTATACTTGTCGATTGATAGACGAGGATTTAGCAAATAATATGAAAATGGGTGATAATGGTGcaaaatatcttttggACGTATTAGAGAAGGATGGGTTCAAGGACGAATTTGCTGTTCTGACAATTTGCAATACCGGTTCTTTGGCTACGTCTGGATATGGTACTGCTTTAGGTGTCATTCGTTCTTTATGGAAAGATTCCGTGGCTAAAACTCATGAAGCAAGTTTAGGATTAGATAATGAAAAGCATGCTAAAATGGACCACGTATTCCCATTAGAAACAAGGCCTTATAATCAGGGGTCAAGATTAACTGCATACGAACTGGTTCATGAAAAGATTCCGTCTACATTAATTACAGATAGTTCTATTGCGTATAGAATTATAACTAGTTCAACTCCGATTAAGGCAGCGTTTGTTGGGGCTGATAGAATTGTCCGTAATGGGGATACAGCCAACAAAATCGGTACCTTGCAACTTTCTGTGATTTGTAAGCAATTTGGgattaaattttttgtaGTTGCTCCAAAAACAACTATTGATAATGTAACAGAAACTGGTAGTGATATTATTGTGGAAGAACGTAGGCCTGAAGAATTTAAATTAGTAACTGGCACAGTCGTTGATCCTGAAGATGGCTCTTTGATTCTGAATGAATCAGGAGAGCCAATTTCAGGGAAAGTTGGTATTGCTCCTCCTGACATTGACGTCTGGAATCCTGCCTTTGATATTACTCCGCACGAGTTTATTGACGGAATTGTCACAGAAGAAGGTGTATTTACCAAAAACTCTGACGGTGAGTTTGATCTACAACGTCTTTTTAAATAA
- the CLB2 gene encoding B-type cyclin CLB2, whose translation MSNQTEDTENSQNTSSSRFLRNVQRLALNNVTNTTFQKSNVNNSSLTNFKSSLNSAKKEGSRIPQFSVPRPTAPLEEKKIILTDNKINSLPINKSSDDKENQDPSSKKFGSLASIKEGSNELPAIKSIQKFTSTEEVIQHNPLKSIGSGTDTVKKPVENEKFHPARNQLEIRNKEVENDSGKKRPISTIVEQELPKKFKVCDENGKEEYEWEDLDAEDVNDPFMVSEYVTGIFEYLHQLEVITLPKKEDLYQHRNIHQNRDILVNWLVKIHNKFGLLPETLYLAINIMDRFLCRELVQLDKLQLVGTSCLFIASKYEEVYSPSIKHFASETDGACTEDEIKEGEKFILKTLKFNLNYPNPMNFLRRISKADDYDIQSRTLAKFLLEISLVDFRFIGILPSLCAAAAMFMSRKMLGKGKWDGNLIHYSGGYTKEELAPVCHMIMDYLVSPIVHDEFHRKYQSRRFMKASIISVQWALKVRKNGYDIMTLHE comes from the coding sequence aTGTCCAACCAAACAGAAGATACAGAAAACTCACAGAATACCAGCTCATCTAGATTTTTGAGGAATGTACAACGGTTGGCTCTAAACAACGTAACGAACacaacttttcaaaagagcaATGTCAATAACTCATCTCTGACGAATTTCAAATCCTCATTGAACTCTGCAAAAAAGGAAGGGAGCCGGATTCCACAATTTAGTGTACCAAGGCCAACAGCCCCATTggaggagaaaaaaattattctGACAGATAACAAGATCAATTCACTCCCCATCAACAAATCTTCAGATGATAAAGAGAACCAAGATCCAAGCAGTAAAAAATTCGGCAGCTTGGCTTCTATAAAAGAGGGAAGCAATGAATTGCCTGCTATTAAAAGTATACAAAAATTCACTTCTACTGAGGAGGTGATCCAACACAATCCCTTAAAAAGCATAGGCTCTGGAACTGATACTGTTAAGAAACCagttgaaaatgaaaaatttcatccagCTAGAAATCAGCTTGAAATCAGAAAcaaagaagttgaaaatgATAGTGGCAAGAAAAGACCAATTTCTACGATTGTCGAACAAGAATTAcccaaaaaatttaaagtGTGTGATGAAAATGGGAAAGAGGAATACGAGTGGGAAGATTTGGATGCAGAGGACGTCAATGACCCCTTCATGGTTAGCGAATACGTCACCGGTATATTCGAATATCTTCACCAACTCGAAGTCATCACTTTACCTAAGAAGGAAGATCTTTACCAGCACAGAAATATCCATCAAAACCGAGATATTCTGGTCAACTGGTTAGTCAAAATTCATAACAAGTTCGGCTTGTTGCCAGAGACATTATATCTTGCCATTAACATCATGGACAGGTTTTTATGCAGAGAGCTAGTTCAATTAGACAAATTACAACTGGTGGGTACGTCATGTCTGTTCATCGCCTCGAAATACGAAGAAGTATATTCTCCAAGTATAAAACATTTTGCCTCAGAGACAGATGGGGCATGCACGGAAGACGAAATTAAGGAAGGCGAAAAATTCATTCTAAAGACGTTAAAGTTTAACTTGAATTATCCTAATCCGATGAATTTTCTAAGAAGAATTTCCAAGGCAGACGACTACGATATACAGTCTCGAACGCTCGCCAAGTTCTTACTAGAGATATCATTAGTGGATTTTAGATTCATTGGAATATTACCTTCATTATGCGCCGCCGCTGCAATGTTTATgtcaagaaaaatgttgGGCAAGGGCAAATGGGATGGCAATCTGATACATTATAGCGGCGGATATACCAAAGAGGAACTTGCCCCAGTATGCCACATGATAATGGACTACTTGGTCAGTCCGATAGTTCACGACGAATTCcatagaaaatatcaatcaAGAAGATTTATGAAAGCGTCTATAATTTCCGTTCAATGGGCTTTGAAGGTTAGGAAAAACGGCTATGATATAATGACTTTGCATGaataa